The Ictalurus furcatus strain D&B chromosome 5, Billie_1.0, whole genome shotgun sequence genome includes a region encoding these proteins:
- the adgra2 gene encoding adhesion G protein-coupled receptor A2: MLRRSARASFRGRPLLVLLLLLLLLLGFARACRELLSSGCSCTDERVKGHTAQAGARKRVNCAGKELTDTPEASLMPNRTISLNLSNNRIRVLRNGSFAGLYLLDKIDLKNNLISTIVPGAFQSLTALRKLDLSNNRIGCLTPDMFQGLTNLTKLNISGNIFSSLEPNIFQELPSLKLVNFDSEFLSCDCGLQWVPDFFRTSSARLGDETLCTYPRRFQNRPLRELKEIDLTCEGPLELHTLFLLPSLRQVVFKGDRLPFHCTAARVDKITAVHWRHKGQIVSNNPENGVLLEESVLHDCTVITSELILSNVHVDASGEWECVVTTGRGNVSRSVEIVVLENSATFCPEQRVSNNRGEFRWPRTLAGITSYQYCLQLRYPSLSGGGAVDQKRASRYCDRSGRWEEGDYSQCLYTNDITNVLHTFILMPINSSNAVTLAHQVRTYTLEAAGFTDTVDVFYVAQMMDKFMDYLDHSRELSEVLVEMGSNLMQVDDQILSLAQKEKRACSSIVCSLETLAWPQLHPNAQYLSMISRNIVMEAHLIRPAHFTGMTCTTYERRESSGASGFDAIDSTHEQQLHFRCTTGTLNMSLNAFPLKNAVALASVSLPPSLFPPNAPTDCKLQFVAFRTGRFFPFIGNSSSAARRRSVNTPVIYVGLDGCTMWNQSAPITVSLRHTSPGNDPVAAHWSLHSLKHHGSWSTDGCQLTHSDASMSMLRCTVLSNYAVLQEVPDFPGLTPAPVEVLHPVVYTCTAALLLCLFTIIFTYILHHSSIRITRKSWHTLLNTCFHIAMTTAVFAGGITLTSHPIACQAVGIVLHYSSLSTLLWIGVSARVLYKEAMWRSPQQPEGEATVVPTQRPMLRFYLIAGGVPLIICGITAAVNINNYGDNIPYCWLVWQPSIGAFYVPAGLVILVTWLYFLCTIARLRCRTSQSAKEPPCSSSGSSPLPEAQPALNGSTSLLSTDSAVGTVHAGTVQEDQYSLKVQFLVLVVTQFVFLLLWCCGAMAMWHMDRERKLFSCLYGGTATGLGIFLVLHHCFKRLDVQAAWLGCCRGYHRSQPIPAYSQPCTATAGVQSTSERGSQLFIGSLPPAEQSNYSSSARSSSTPSGTSSIGTGPCKLTNLLQVTQDNANNATRALAGTNTSTSTENNTNSKPANNLLLPSISTTLPVQQQQRKKTTSRNKAGSGQYHHRGEGRGHYRLKALRGGGGSVGALGPPGVDQVNIHQVHRYASSENGSLRNSHSESHNGPLTNGRHRGEGPGTSPSEGSDGGSSGSRKPFPLLPSIASRVAMQQNGQRRSASRDNLKLVTAADKDFKRGSYLLNTDTITVTGTASGTTSSTLPATTNGMLKGSAIELDASGSDHSQGSVGMRPGVWKSETTV, from the exons CGACCTGAAGAATAATCTGATCAGCACCATCGTGCCTGGAGCTTTTCAGAGTCTGACCGCATTGAGAAAACT TGACCTGTCCAACAACCGGATCGGCTGCCTGACTCCAGATATGTTCCAGGGACTCACCAACCTCACCAAACT GAACATTTCGGGAAACATCTTCTCTTCACTGGAGCCGAACATCTTCCAGGAGCTTCCCTCGCTGAAGCTGGT TAACTTTGACTCGGAGTTCCTGTCATGTGACTGTGGTCTGCAATGGGTGCCGGATTTCTTTCGCACAAGTTCAGCCAGACTCGGAGATGAGACGCTCTGCACGTATCCCAGAAGGTTCCAGAACAGACCACTGCGAGAACTGAAGGAGATCGACCTGACCTGTG AAGGCCCCTTGGAGCTGCACACTCTGTTTCTGTTACCCTCACTGCGCCAAGTAGTGTTTAAAGGAGACAGGCTGCCGTTCCACTGTACTGCTGCCCGGGTGGACAAAATCACCGCCGTACACTGGCGCCACAAAGGCCAAATTGTCAGTAACAACCCTGAGAATGGAGTTCTTCTAGAGGAGAGCGTTCTACACGACTGCACTGTCATCACTAG CGAGCTGATCTTGTCGAACGTGCATGTCGATGCGAGCGGCGAGTGGGAGTGTGTGGTGACGACAGGACGAGGGAACGTCTCGCGCAGTGTAGAGATCGTGGTTCTGGAAAACAGTGCCACCTTCTGCCCTGAGCAAAGAGTGTCCAATAATAGAGGGGAGTTCAG GTGGCCAAGAACTCTGGCTGGAATTACTTCATATCAGTACTGCCTGCAGCTGCGTTATCCGTCCCTGTCTGGAGGGGGCGCTGTTGATCAGAAGAGGGCGTCTCGTTACTGTGATCGCTCTGGTCGCTGGGAGGAAGGAGACTACTCTCAGTGCCTCTACACCAATGACATCACCAATGTCCTTCATACGTTCATACTG ATGCCCATCAATTCCTCCAATGCTGTGACGTTGGCACACCAGGTGAGGACATACACGTTGGAGGCAGCAGGCTTCACGGACACGGTGGATGTTTTCTATGTGGCACAGATGATGGATAAATTCATGGACTATCTTGATCATTCACGTGAG CTGTCAGAAGTACTGGTGGAGATGGGCAGTAACCTGATGCAAGTGGATGATCAGATCTTGTCCCTGGCTCAGAAGGAGAAAAGAGCATGCAGCTCTATAGTCTGCTCACTAGAGACCTTAGCATGGCCACAGCTTCACCCGAATGCCCAGTATCTCTCCATG ATATCTCGGAACATCGTGATGGAAGCTCACTTGATACGCCCCGCCCACTTCACTGGCATGACCTGCACCACCTATGAAAGACGAGAGAGCTCTGGTGCCAGTGGATTCGACGCGATAGACTCCACCCACGAGCAGCAGTTACACTTCCGTTGTACAACAGGAACCCTTAACATGTCACTCAACGCTTTCCCTTTAAAG aatgCTGTAGCACTTGCTtcggtctctctccctccatccctgTTCCCTCCCAATGCTCCTACGGACTGTAAACTGCAGTTTGTGGCTTTCCGTACTGGAAGATTCTTCCCGTTTATTGGAAACTCCAGCAGCGCAGCTCGCCGGCGGAGCGTGAACACACCAGTCATCTACGTAGGCCTTG ATGGATGCACCATGTGGAACCAGTCAGCTCCAATCACTGTGTCGCTGCGACACACATCACCTGGTAACGATCCAGTGGCTGCACATTGGAGTCTGCATTCGCTCAAGCATCATGGGAGTTGGAGTACAGACGGCTGTCAGTTAACGCACAGTGACGCTAGCATGTCAATGCTACGGTGCACCGTACTCAGTAACTACGCCGTGCTCCAG gAGGTGCCTGATTTCCCGGGTCTGACTCCTGCTCCTGTGGAAGTGCTCCACCCGGTGGTGTACACCTGCACTGCAGCTCTCCTCCTGTGCCTCTTCACCATCATCTTTACATACATACTACACCACAG CTCTATTCGAATTACTAGGAAAAGCTGGCACACCCTCCTCAACACCTGTTTTCACATTGCCATGACGACGGCGGTGTTTGCTGGGGGCATCACTCTAACTAGCCACCCAATTGCGTGCCAAGCG gtGGGCATTGTGCTCCACTATTCTTCATTGTCCACTCTGTTGTGGATCGGTGTCAGCGCGCGGGTGCTCTATAAGGAGGCCATGTGGCGGTCTCCACAGCAACCAGAGGGCGAAGCTACAGTAGTACCCACTCAGCGGCCCATGCTCAG GTTTTATTTGATAGCCGGCGGCGTTCCTCTCATCATATGCGGGATCACTGCAGCTGTCAACATTAACAACTACGGGGACAACATTCCTTA CTGTTGGTTGGTATGGCAGCCCAGTATTGGAGCTTTCTATGTTCCTGCTGGCCTGGTGATCCTGGTGACCTGGCTCTACTTCCTGTGTACCATTGCACGCTTGAGATGCCGAACGTCCCAGAGTGCCAAGGAACCTCCATGCTCCTCCTCTGGATCCTCTCCCTTACCTGAAGCCCAGCCAGCTCTGAATGGCAGCACTAGCTTACTTTCAACGGACTCTGCAGTCGGCACGGTGCATGCTGGAACGGTACAGGAGGACCAGTACTCGCTGAAAGTGCAGTTCTTGGTACTGGTGGTGACtcagtttgtgtttttgcttcTGTGGTGTTGCGGTGCGATGGCTATGTGGCAcatggacagagagaggaagttGTTCAGCTgcctgtatggaggaacggcgACAGGGCTGGGAATCTTCTTGGTGCTCCATCACTGCTTCAAACGCTTGGATGTTCAGGCAGCTTGGCTTGGATGTTGCCGAGGATACCATCGCTCACAGCCGATTCCAGCCTACAGCCAACCCTGCACCGCCACCGCCGGAGTCCAGAGCACTTCTGAACGGGGCTCGCAACTTTTTATTGGCTCTCTTCCTCCAGCAGAGCAAAGCAACTACTCTTCTTCTGCCAGATCATCCTCCACTCCGAGTGGCACCAGCAGTATCGGCACTGGACCCTGCAAGCTTACCAACCTTTTGCAGGTGACACAGGACAATGCCAACAATGCTACACGTGCTCTGGCAGGCACCAACACCAGCACCAGCACGGAGAACAACACCAACAGCAAACCTGCCAACAACCTGCTGCTGCCCAGTATTAGCACCACGCTACCTGTTCAGCAGCAACAGCGAAAAAAGACTACTAGTAGAAATAAGGCAGGAAGTGGCCAGTACCACCACCGGGGGGAGGGAAGGGGACATTATCGTCTGAAAGCACTACGAGGGGGTGGGGGCAGTGTAGGTGCCTTGGGCCCACCTGGGGTGGACCAAGTCAACATTCATCAAGTTCACAGATATGCATCCAGTGAGAATGGAAGTCTTCGAAACAGCCATTCGGAGAGCCATAATGGTCCACTGACCAATGGGAGACACCGTGGAGAAGGACCAGGAACAAGTCCTTCAGAAGGAAGCGATGGAGGAAGCAGCGGAAGCAGGAAGCCTTTCCCACTTTTGCCCTCTATAGCAAGTCGGGTTGCAATGCAGCAGAATGGACAGAGGCGCAGTGCAAGCAGGGACAACCTTAAATTGGTCACTGCAGCTGATAAAGACTTTAAACGAGGTTCCTATCTGTTGAACACTGACACCATAACAGTTACCGGAACTGCAAGTGGCACAACCTCATCAACGCTACCTGCCACAACGAATGGAATGCTAAAAGGTTCAGCGATCGAACTGGACGCAAGTGGATCGGACCATTCCCAGGGGTCAGTTGGGATGAGGCCTGGGGTTTGGAAGAGTGAGACGACGGTGTGA
- the rab11fip1a gene encoding rab11 family-interacting protein 1 isoform X1 — protein sequence MSLAEQSQQWYPTSVQVTVLQARNLRVKGKNGTNDAYAIIQVAKDKFSTAVVEKCVEPVWKEEATFDLPLFHRGNAERCTLYIVVMHRALVGMDKLLGQAVINLLDLQDDKARKKTDWYKLLDKNSKADKERGEVLLDIQFMRNNMTASMFDLSMPDKPRSRISKLKDKVRGKKKDGRADSASAIVPATVGQVLTDSEGEEEGSTDSPKLKKSSKFKSLFGSKTNLHRGVSQSMSTLGTLPEKNSSLTSSRSSGLNEESAEGKNKFKFLGHKRNGSTDSKISLGPFTLLSRSKQSTPESNLCINGSHVYAEDQESKPDSGSSLSLSSSAKGSVEDLRKYHERNASAGSTDSFKGLSIPSYKPDSAEREFQVQHRPQEDEEKKHKKAEGRLQELLDEQERKKQQEQEERRRKLEEDERKMQQERERKRQEDEEQQRKRREEEARKAEEQKRQEESRVTDRLTSLFGLGRKKEEQIAPAVESPKQPDVPASINPFEEIPLGSDNPDPEEKSADSQKEVRTAFTPIPPSSGFPARTAKVSAVKPRSTLSQKTETDNTDSLESPVPSVIQNSLPTSIFPPEASSSSDPFESFDMFSNLHSSMAPPKPQRTFSDSSTGSTENTNSLSEKRRRAPQSPSYPGDPFKNEKHHPKHGVQVNSPTSEKIERPSLPLPDYEALFPKKRHGVMTNTRWEHVIAEVNQRKMTFQDSKKEMSVDGPGEPISNKSSILKERNTSILDQHPRDYQVVSSASTKGMEPKPPLIPPKPANLATSKQHLEVNSEQGRTHERLYSVHGEKTKTGLERNPGPSVQSPEDAQMNVKGTLNPIPDLTLDHISMPKKEKPTPTARSAKKSTSPADQSCDIDTTGLPLAKPRQGAPSKEPVRQVQPERSMLAFTSSASSQAERKNTGSVTTKSLWEDVAFEEGKLNPVNNTDKTVNVAKEQPFTNVTSALEKQMTEVDPFPSAELISQDPWALPQENMDQDDFFTGGLKKGKKLEDPRLSSDDFDNIFGSVASKNEMDPFFVPKDEASMFFESVGSKDETDMKKSHNSSPSPQKVYSQKKKLAPKPPEKPVIKDSFLQEADDVEITVSSLAGPKGGETTTATSLSSAFPELLSGSASGGKSTLCAWISPSEVQSGTSHSSGSGGVLTSRRPHPVKPLSPYESQSPGSISMGKDLKIQTIREVAEKSKPVESGPYTQLTQEELITLVVKQQTELSKKDEKIVELEEYIDNLLVRIIDEKPSILLAMNSKV from the exons ATGTCTCTAGCCGAGCAGAGCCAGCAGTGGTACCCGACCAGCGTCCAGGTGACGGTCCTTCAGGCGCGCAACCTGCGGGTCAAAGGCAAAAATGGCACGAATGACGCGTACGCGATCATCCAGGTGGCCAAGGACAAGTTTTCCACCGCGGTGGTGGAGAAGTGCGTGGAGCCTGTATGGAAGGAAGAAGCCACCTTCGACCTCCCGCTCTTCCACCGCGGGAACGCCGAGCGCTGCACCCTGTACATCGTAGTCATGCACCGCGCCCTTGTGGGCATGGACAAGCTGCTGGGCCAGGCCGTCATCAACCTGCTGGACCTACAAGACGACAAGGCCCGCAAAAAGACCGA TTGGTACAAGCTGCTGGATAAGAACAGTAAGGCAGACAAGGAGAGAGGTGAGGTTCTCCTGGACATCCAGTTCATGCGGAACAACATGACAGCCAGCATGTTTGATCTCTCCATGCCAGACAAGCCTCGGTCCCGTATCTCCAAGCTCAAAGACAAGGTTCGGGGCAAGAAGAAGGACGGACGCGCTGACTCCGCTTCCGCTATTGTTCCTGCCACAGTTGGTCAGGTCCTGACGGACAGCGAGGGGGAAGAAGAGGGAAGCACAGACTCTCCCAAACTAAAGAAGTCCTCTAAATTTAAGTCTCTTTTTGGATCGAAGACAAATCTCCACAGAGGTGTGTCCCAATCCATGTCCACCCTCGGTACCCTGCCTGAGAAgaacagctcgctgaccagcaGCCGATCCTCAGGCCTGAATGAAGAATCTGCTGAAG GCAAAAACAAGTTCAAGTTTCTGGGCCACAAGAGAAATGGTAGCACTGACAGCAAAATATCTCTAGGCCCTTTCACCCTGCTGAGTCGCTCCAAACAGAGCACTCCTGAGAGCAACCTGTGCATCAATGGCAGTCATGTGTACGCTGAGGACCAGGAGTCCAAGCCGGATTCTGGTTCATCCCTCAGCCTGAGCAGCTCTGCGAAGGGTTCTGTAGAAGACCTGCGGAAATACCACGAACGAAACGCGTCTGCTGGCTCCACTGACTCCTTCAAAGGCCTCAGTATTCCGAGTTACAAGCCTGACTCGGCGGAGAGGGAATTCCAAGTCCAACATCGCCCCCAAGAGGACGAAGAGAAGAAGCACAAGAAGGCAGAAGGACGCCTGCAGGAGCTTTTGGATGAGCAGGAGCGGAAGAAGCAGCAAGAgcaagaggagagaaggagaaaactGGAGGAAGACGAAAGAAAGATGCAGCAGGAACGAGAGAGGAAGCGGCAGGAGGATGAGGAGCAGCAAAGAAAGAGGCGTGAAGAGGAGGCAAGGAAAGCAGAGGAGCAGAAACGCCAAGAGGAGTCCAGAGTGACTGACAGGCTCACTTCTCTTTTCGGCTTAGGGCGGAAGAAAGAAGAGCAAATAGCCCCTGCTGTGGAGAGTCCTAAACAACCGGACGTACCAGCTTCAATAAACCCATTTGAGGAGATTCCGCTCGGCTCAGACAACCCAGATCCAGAGGAGAAATCAGCAGATTCGCAGAAAGAGGTGCGAACTGCATTTACTCCAATACCACCCTCCAGCGGCTTTCCAGCTCGTACAGCCAAGGTTTCAGCAGTCAAGCCCag ATCGACTCTCAGTCAGAAGACTGAAACAGATAATACTGATTCCCTTGAATCCCCTGTCCCCTCAGTCATCCAGAACTCTCTTCCTACTTCTATTTTTCCCCCTGAAGCATCATCTTCTAGTGATCCTTTTGAGTCTTTCGATATGTTTtctaacctccactcttctatgGCACCTCCTAAACCCCAGAGAACCTTTTCAGACTCGTCAACAGGCAGCACGGAAAACACCAATAGCTTGTCTGAGAAAAGGCGCAGAGCCCCACAGTCGCCTAGCTATCCTGGGGATCCGTTCAAAAATGAAAAGCACCACCCAAAACATGGAGTACAGGTTAATTCGCCAACCTCCGAGAAGATTGAACGACCTTCACTTCCTCTTCCTGACTATGAAGCTCTTTTTCCCAAGAAGAGACATGGTGTAATGACCAACACCCGTTGGGAACACGTCATTGCTGAAGTGAACCAGAGAAAGATGACTTTTCAAGACAGTAAAAAAGAAATGAGCGTAGATGGTCCTGGTGAGCCCATCTCAAATAAATCTTCAATTTTAAAGGAAAGGAATACATCAATCCTCGACCAGCATCCCAGAGATTATCAGGTGGTGTCCTCTGCCTCCACAAAGGGAATGGAGCCTAAGCCGCCTCTAATTCCACCGAAACCAGCTAATTTGGCAACATCAAAACAGCACCTTGAGGTTAATTCTGAGCAAGGCCGTACCCACGAACGATTATATTCTGTACATGGTGAAAAGACCAAAACAGGTTTGGAAAGAAACCCAGGACCATCGGTCCAGAGTCCAGAAGACGCACAGATGAATGTAAAGGGAACTTTAAACCCCATTCCTGACCTCACACTTGATCACATCTCCATgccaaaaaaggaaaaaccaacacCAACAGCCAGGAGTGCAAAAAAGTCAACTTCACCAGCAGATCAAAGCTGTGATATTGATACTACAGGGTTGCCTCTAGCCAAACCTAGGCAAGGAGCTCCAAGTAAAGAACCTGTCCGACAGGTTCAACCCGAGCGAAGTATGCTCGCTTTTACATCCTCAGCAAGTTCtcaagcagaaagaaaaaacacaggtTCTGTGACGACTAAGAGTTTGTGGGAGGATGTAGCCTTTGAAGAAGGAAAGCTTAACCCTGTAAATAATACCGATAAAACTGTTAATGTGGCAAAAGAACAACCCTTTACAAATGTCACAAGTGCTCTCGAGAAACAAATGACTGAAGTTGACCCTTTCCCGAGTGCCGAGTTAATCTCTCAAGATCCGTGGGCTTTACCACAAGAGAACATGGATCAAGATGACTTTTTCACTGGTGGtctgaagaaaggaaaaaagcttGAAGATCCGAGATTATCCTCCGATGACTTTGATAACATCTTTGGATCTGTTGCATCTAAGAATGAAATGGATCCATTCTTTGTACCCAAAGACGAAGCAAGTATGTTCTTTGAATCTGTGGGCTCTAAAGATGAAACGGATATGAAAAAATCGCATAACTCGAGCCCTTCCCCCCAGAAGGTatattcacaaaagaaaaagctagcacctaAGCCCCCTGAGAAGCCTGTAATAAAAGATTCATTCCTTCAAGAGGCTGATGATGTTGAAATAACTGTTTCTAGTCTTGCTGGCCCAAAGGGTGGTGAAACTACAACAGCCACCTCATTGTCTTCAGCTTTTCCAGAACTCCTGTCTGGAAGTGCATCTGGGGGCAAAAGCACACTCTGTGCCTGGATTTCACCCTCTGAGGTTCAGTCAGGCACATCACATAGCAGTGGAAGTGGTGGGGTATTGACCTCTCGCAG accACACCCAGTGAAACCTTTGAGTCCCTATGAAAGTCAGTCTCCTGGTAGTATTTCCATGGGAAAAGATTTGAAGATTCAAACCATCCGCGAAGTGGCTGAAAAATCAAAG CCCGTAGAGAGCGGACCATACACCCAGCTCACTCAGGAAGAGTTGATCACCCTGGTGGTGAAGCAGCAAACTGAGCTATCCAAAAAGGATGAGAAGATCGTTGAGCTGGAAGAATACATCGATAATCTGCTGGTCCGCATCATCGACGAAAAACCCAGCATCCTGTTGGCAATGAACTCCAAGGTTTAG
- the rab11fip1a gene encoding rab11 family-interacting protein 1 isoform X2, with translation MSLAEQSQQWYPTSVQVTVLQARNLRVKGKNGTNDAYAIIQVAKDKFSTAVVEKCVEPVWKEEATFDLPLFHRGNAERCTLYIVVMHRALVGMDKLLGQAVINLLDLQDDKARKKTDWYKLLDKNSKADKERGEVLLDIQFMRNNMTASMFDLSMPDKPRSRISKLKDKVRGKKKDGRADSASAIVPATVGQVLTDSEGEEEGSTDSPKLKKSSKFKSLFGSKTNLHRGVSQSMSTLGTLPEKNSSLTSSRSSGLNEESAEGKNKFKFLGHKRNGSTDSKISLGPFTLLSRSKQSTPESNLCINGSHVYAEDQESKPDSGSSLSLSSSAKGSVEDLRKYHERNASAGSTDSFKGLSIPSYKPDSAEREFQVQHRPQEDEEKKHKKAEGRLQELLDEQERKKQQEQEERRRKLEEDERKMQQERERKRQEDEEQQRKRREEEARKAEEQKRQEESRVTDRLTSLFGLGRKKEEQIAPAVESPKQPDVPASINPFEEIPLGSDNPDPEEKSADSQKEVRTAFTPIPPSSGFPARTAKVSAVKPRPHPVKPLSPYESQSPGSISMGKDLKIQTIREVAEKSKPVESGPYTQLTQEELITLVVKQQTELSKKDEKIVELEEYIDNLLVRIIDEKPSILLAMNSKV, from the exons ATGTCTCTAGCCGAGCAGAGCCAGCAGTGGTACCCGACCAGCGTCCAGGTGACGGTCCTTCAGGCGCGCAACCTGCGGGTCAAAGGCAAAAATGGCACGAATGACGCGTACGCGATCATCCAGGTGGCCAAGGACAAGTTTTCCACCGCGGTGGTGGAGAAGTGCGTGGAGCCTGTATGGAAGGAAGAAGCCACCTTCGACCTCCCGCTCTTCCACCGCGGGAACGCCGAGCGCTGCACCCTGTACATCGTAGTCATGCACCGCGCCCTTGTGGGCATGGACAAGCTGCTGGGCCAGGCCGTCATCAACCTGCTGGACCTACAAGACGACAAGGCCCGCAAAAAGACCGA TTGGTACAAGCTGCTGGATAAGAACAGTAAGGCAGACAAGGAGAGAGGTGAGGTTCTCCTGGACATCCAGTTCATGCGGAACAACATGACAGCCAGCATGTTTGATCTCTCCATGCCAGACAAGCCTCGGTCCCGTATCTCCAAGCTCAAAGACAAGGTTCGGGGCAAGAAGAAGGACGGACGCGCTGACTCCGCTTCCGCTATTGTTCCTGCCACAGTTGGTCAGGTCCTGACGGACAGCGAGGGGGAAGAAGAGGGAAGCACAGACTCTCCCAAACTAAAGAAGTCCTCTAAATTTAAGTCTCTTTTTGGATCGAAGACAAATCTCCACAGAGGTGTGTCCCAATCCATGTCCACCCTCGGTACCCTGCCTGAGAAgaacagctcgctgaccagcaGCCGATCCTCAGGCCTGAATGAAGAATCTGCTGAAG GCAAAAACAAGTTCAAGTTTCTGGGCCACAAGAGAAATGGTAGCACTGACAGCAAAATATCTCTAGGCCCTTTCACCCTGCTGAGTCGCTCCAAACAGAGCACTCCTGAGAGCAACCTGTGCATCAATGGCAGTCATGTGTACGCTGAGGACCAGGAGTCCAAGCCGGATTCTGGTTCATCCCTCAGCCTGAGCAGCTCTGCGAAGGGTTCTGTAGAAGACCTGCGGAAATACCACGAACGAAACGCGTCTGCTGGCTCCACTGACTCCTTCAAAGGCCTCAGTATTCCGAGTTACAAGCCTGACTCGGCGGAGAGGGAATTCCAAGTCCAACATCGCCCCCAAGAGGACGAAGAGAAGAAGCACAAGAAGGCAGAAGGACGCCTGCAGGAGCTTTTGGATGAGCAGGAGCGGAAGAAGCAGCAAGAgcaagaggagagaaggagaaaactGGAGGAAGACGAAAGAAAGATGCAGCAGGAACGAGAGAGGAAGCGGCAGGAGGATGAGGAGCAGCAAAGAAAGAGGCGTGAAGAGGAGGCAAGGAAAGCAGAGGAGCAGAAACGCCAAGAGGAGTCCAGAGTGACTGACAGGCTCACTTCTCTTTTCGGCTTAGGGCGGAAGAAAGAAGAGCAAATAGCCCCTGCTGTGGAGAGTCCTAAACAACCGGACGTACCAGCTTCAATAAACCCATTTGAGGAGATTCCGCTCGGCTCAGACAACCCAGATCCAGAGGAGAAATCAGCAGATTCGCAGAAAGAGGTGCGAACTGCATTTACTCCAATACCACCCTCCAGCGGCTTTCCAGCTCGTACAGCCAAGGTTTCAGCAGTCAAGCCCag accACACCCAGTGAAACCTTTGAGTCCCTATGAAAGTCAGTCTCCTGGTAGTATTTCCATGGGAAAAGATTTGAAGATTCAAACCATCCGCGAAGTGGCTGAAAAATCAAAG CCCGTAGAGAGCGGACCATACACCCAGCTCACTCAGGAAGAGTTGATCACCCTGGTGGTGAAGCAGCAAACTGAGCTATCCAAAAAGGATGAGAAGATCGTTGAGCTGGAAGAATACATCGATAATCTGCTGGTCCGCATCATCGACGAAAAACCCAGCATCCTGTTGGCAATGAACTCCAAGGTTTAG